The DNA segment GCCTCTAATTGTGGCGGTTGCTGTGGTTGTGGCTGAGGCATACTAGGATACTAGTACCCATAGTTGGGATATCTAGCATTTGGATAGGCTGGAGGGAAAGGATATGGGTAAAGAGCATTATGTACGACAGCCTGCATGTAGGGGTCGTAAGTTGGCGCTGGATAATTATAATCCATTGGCGTAGTAGGGTTTAAAGGATCGTACCCAGTTATATCTGGATATTTgggaattgggttatcaaaacccactgGTGGTTGTTGAGTAGATGACTGAGGAAGTGGCTTAACAATAGGTTCAATGTTGGAGGGCCCACCCATTTATGCATCCTCAGGAATGGGAGGATAAGTTAGGGCAATGGTGGAAGAGATCGCAACCACTGTCCCGCACGTACAGACATACGTGCACCATGCTTTCTCCTTGGCTGTGGTGGTGGTTGCTCCACAGGCTCCATCGGCTCACCCTATAGTGGAGGCGGCGGTGGCATTTGTGGAGGTTGATACTCATGTGtatgaacaaaattaatctgCTTGAAATACTGGTCCCATTCATCAGGACCCTGGTATGGTGATCCAGCATAAGATGCAATATCATTGGAAAGTTCAATCGGGTGCATATGAGACCTAGACGGTGGAATTTCTGGATCAGAATCTTCATCCGGTTtgttctgttggtgcatattgATGACAACAACttttagatttggtctttggatatcttgtaattcgTGAAatgataaacggttagcgggtttagctttgtattagtcaattaagagtgattgggccaaaccaaaccctcATTGGGGGAATGGTAGGCAAATTGGGCCTATCCAATTCGAAGCCCGTGACCTAGCCCATGCTGCAAGCTTGTCCTATTTAAACAAAGCTTTGCactagggtttaggttaatcaccttaatcactttTAGAGAGAATTCGTGAGAGAAAAAGGCTTAGTTGAATTTGGGGgtgatcttgattgattgtaatcgattgatagataatcaataaagattaatttgtGAAGATTTTTGTTTCTACTCGTTTCTGTtaaaatctgatctagaggattctgtactctaggttggatcgacgattttgtgaagatccatacggattaggggacctacaattggtatcagagcgttaggtTCTTGATTGGATTTGGTTCAGAATCGTTTCTGCAGAAATTTAGGGTTGTGGACGTGTTTTTGATGGCTGTTTGCGAAGTTTGGAGGTTGTTCTAGTGTTTTGCTGGGTATTTCGGATAGAAATAAGGCATCTCGGATAAACAACTTGCATTTCGGACcagaaaacttgcatttcggatCAGAAAACTTGCATCTCGGATAGAAACTGAAGGATCTCGGATCATCTGCCAAGGATCTCGAATAACAGTGCTCATCTCGGATAGAAAGGCTGCTCATCTCGGATCAACAGTGTTTAATCTCGAACCATCTCTAACCATCTCGGATCAAGTGAGTTCATCTCGGATCAGAAGTTGGGCATTTCGAACCATCTCAGATAACAAGATCATCTCAGATAAGACCATCTCGGATAAAACCATCTCGGATTATTGTTCCGAGGTGTATTAGAAACGGTGGAAAGTTAACCAGCTGACACATTCGGTTTTAAACGTAGTTAGGTGTAGAGTTTGATCCATAAACAATCTTAACAAACCAAGTGCAGGGTTAGACTCGTGGGGTTTTTAGGACAAAAAGAGGGCACAGAAATCATGAAAAAGGTTATGGACAATATATATCATTGTATTCGTATTCTCGAGATGAGTCTAACGGTAGAATTTGGAAATCACAGTTATTgaaaactttttttacggttttaaccaGTCGGTTGtgttaaaatgtcaaacatgtcgAACTTGAATGAGTTTTTAAGGATGGAGCATAAGGTTGGCACAATGAACAAACCTCCAAAGATGATGAAGGTTGAAAACTACCTTACATGGACAGACAGGTTTCAGTctttcattgaatatcaggacactcgtatgtggatctgtattgaagatgggtacacgAACCTAACTCATGAGTTTGAAGGCAGACAACGGGTCACTGCATATGTTAACATGGAGGTTGAGCAGAAGAAAATGTATGAAGCAGAAAAGAGAGCCATTGCTGCAATAAAGATGTCACTTCCTGATGGCATTAAACATACTTTCAAGAGGTACACTACCTCGAAAGAGATGTGGGATGCATTAGAGAAGAGATTTGAGGgcaatgctgatgtcaagaagaacaaggtAGACCtgctgaagaagcagtttgctatTTTTAAGGGTATGAGAAATGAGTCTCTCGAAGATATCATCAATAGATACTATCAtatgatgtcagaaatggacaattatgaCATAGAAGGATACACTGACATAGATATAAATGATAAGTTGCTTGATGCTTTACCCACTAAGTGGGATATTTATACTCTCATGATCAAGGGGGAAGCTGATTATGAGACTAAAGAATTAAGAAGAAGTGGTTGGTaagctgagagcttatgagctcaacatgaagaagaaggaaacaTGATacgatcaggttcaagatccagggatTTACAAAGGCATTCCATCTTCATCATCACACAAAGCTTCTAGTGATTCTGCAACTGCGTTCCTTTCATATGAGAATGAGCAGGTTACCATTAATGCAGAGGGTGATGTATGTTTTGTTGCTTCTTCAGGAGGATCAACTGGAGCTAAGAGACAATCAGCTACTAATCAGAGTAGCAGTACCAAGTCTATGTCGATGAGTGTGAAGGCTACAGAAGAACATCTTGCTTTACTTGCTTCCTTTGTTGCTTCTTACGAGAACTACATTCAGGgaaagatatctgatcctgcaagttttgatgaagattatgatcagattgaccctgatgaccTAGAAGAAATGGATCAACAATGGAAAATGGCCATGATTTCCAGAAGAGTCAAGAGGTTCATGAATAGGACAGGAAGGAAGTTTGTTGGGAAGAGCGTTGGTTTTGACAAGATCAAAGTGAGATGCTTTAACTATCAGAGTTatggacactttgctagggagtGTCAAAGGCCTAAAACAGAGTCTTCGAGTCAGAGTTCAAGTAATAGGAATGCTTCAAACAACGCTAGCTCAAGGGCTTTGACCTCTACAGCACAAGTGGGCTCCTATGATTGGAGTGTTCATCTGGAAGGTGATGAAAACGTCACAAATGCATTCAAGGCAGAGATAGTCCCAGATGATGCTGAAGCAAAGGTTGATGCTGAAGCTAAGGTAGACGCTGAAGTAGAGAAGGAGAATGAAGCTGAAAAAGCAGATGCTGATCAGACAACTGAAGCTGAAGAAGAAAAGCTAAAGCCTGAAGATGAAAAGGAAGCTGAAGAGAAGGATGCTGCTTACAAAAAGATAGCAGCTGAAATTGCTGCTCTCATGGCCAACGTAGACAAACCAATAGGAGAGGTAAGTTCTAATTCTGTTAATTCTGTTTGTTTAAGATGTCAGGaattacagggtgaggttgatAGGTTATCAACACAAAACCAAAGTCTGGTAAATGAGATGTGTAACataaaagaatcaaacttttttgttAAAAGAAACGAGTCTTTATatttgaagaagataaaaggttatgaaactgAAAATGAAGTTTTAGCCTGCAAATTAAACGAAAACTTCAaatcatagacttagctcatgacactATGCGtgagaaaacaaaagaggttTCTGAAAAGTGCAAAGAGTTGTCTAAAGCACAATTAAAAATTGTTGAACCTGAAAAGAAATTGAGTCAATTTAGAGACTTAACTTTTGtcatgaaacacatgatgggtggcttgaagaaaagtaatgacaagaccagtgtgggcttccagggcttcAATGAAGTTCCACCATCTATctgtcatgactattctttcttgcctgatgaagatgagctaacagaCTTTGTGTCAACatcaccaagtagttccacatcaGAACAAAGTGATGTGTCTGAGTATGATAGTGTTAAGAAGGAAAATAACAGGGAACccgttttgaaaagaaaaattcacctcctaagaATAAAAACCAAACTTTTATTAAAAAGGTtacttttgttcaaggaagtgacatgaaaaacgaaaccactgttattgaaaatgaatcaaatgtaAAGTTTGCAAAAAATAGAAACATAGAAAAATCTGAatctaagcaaactgaacaaagtCCTTCTAAGGCATCGTCATCAAATGAAggatctagttcaaaggcttctgTAAAGAAGTCTTCAACAAAAAGATGGTGCTTCAAATGTCATACCAAGGGACATGTAGCAAGCTGTTGTCCTAACAAAAGGAATGAAGCACATGTGAGTGAAAAACAGAGAGGGAAAtcaccagagaagagtggtgataatGAGGAGAGAGTGTCTAACTCTCcgaagaaatctgctcctaagtaACAAGAGGGTGTTGCGGTTGGTGTAGATAAGACAGAAAAAGGAACTcaacaagttcctcgttttcaaagaaatcaacaaagatttcagcctgaatctacattaggcagatatgagagacctagaagtagttcaccaagaatgaacaattataattcaaataatttcagaagttaAGGTCAATATCAAACTAGATAcaaaaataatggtggtcgaacttcttacaacaatggctttagaaattacaacagtTAATCTTCTTGGAGTCAATCTAGAGTTCAACCGAACTATGGTTATATGTGTCAAAACTCAAGGTCTCAAAACCATAATTTCCAATGGTCACAAAGTCCAAACATGCATAGGAAACCTTAGGACCAGAGACCTCGTGATAATCAAacccatttccatcaacaggtccaaGATCCAAGTCTCCAGTGCGGagtgatggatattggatggatgttccgatagttgattgtcacaccccgaccacgtaagacatcaaatcgtggcggaaacgtcggggattGTTGTAACAagattattgtttcacaaccatggcattcaaagttatattttatttatcaaacaaaagtGAAATACATTGTCTCAAACAAGGAAAAACAGAAGTTCATAAcatgttttaactagtctagtttcattttatgtcactaaggcccaagtccaccctagcgtgtcatgaacgtcctatgcattagctcctgaaacacatgtgaaaataggtacgtcaacataaaaatgcctgtgagatacataggttttatgaaaatgggattcatgacctttagtttaagaaaatgtttaatgaaaatttgtcatgaatcttgtataagtgtttgcttttataaatcatttgaaaagcgacaATAAATTAGatgatatgtatatttaaaagaataatgtatggttaagtgaataaccaagtaaaataagttgtataaaacaaattgttttgtaaaacaaagtcctgtgaaaatatgttatttgtgcaaaatgtataagtccaaatcgaatgatttaaataacgctacgacaagtaatataatacaagcacttatatataggaagtaccagcggcatatccaccatgcttgtatcatactacacacgtctcattacttaagtcacttaaacaaaccaccaatgtataatgttcgtgtttaaaccaaccattaaatgttcttgtataaaccaatgtcaaatgtttaaaagtccaaaatgtagtcatgtaatgtgtaaccaatGTTATATATGGTAGGTAAAGTGTAAACatttaaaccaaatgtaaaaatgtacaaaacaaggtattttgaatatatcaaaaagttgtgttttgcaaagtaaatgcatgttttaatgatacagacatttatgtggtaagttaaacgcatacattcaagcctagagacagacggataaccctaagtaaagtcctatggtaccattacttactaccgagcggtgtagctaatgttaatgaatgtatataagtcccgtttgtataaaccaaatgttataccaaaggtaaacatgttatatgaaaacaatgtaccaaGTATGCTAGGTTAACGTACAAAGcggaaaagtcatgtaaatcaatgtgctagcatgctcagtcaacatacatagcagaaatgtaatgtaaaacaatgtgctaattaaccaagtaaacatatatagcaaaataATTTAATGtgaatcaatgtgctagcatgctaagttaacatgcatagcaaaacataatgaaatcatgtactataaatgtactaatgaacataacaagcatatgatgtgaaaccAGGAAAGCACGAaaataacaagtaggcacatgtgtctcaccccaaaatgtttggaaaacagtaaaagaggggtctatgtactcacttgagattgctcaatagactttagatatccaccaagcaaagctagaaggtcacggattcaaacggcacctaatataggtatctacattaatataCGGACctaatcggaggatcgggtagtacgagggttcgtaaaccaaataagtgtgggaacttatgtaatatggtttaacaaagcctacatactaaaacaaaacctatcctaagtgcttttgacccgctacgacccgtttaggtggcttatgccactttaacgtgttgttcgcgtaaaacgcgttcggaacgcctaactagccctataacaagcaagatatgccttaacatgtttaatattgtttccaaatcagtttagatgtcaaacattacgttacataggcttaaactGAATTTTGgcgtgaaaagggcattttggtaattttcctaaggcataggaacttcttatcatacaactacttaaacgacgtaaccataaggtataaccttgaaaggttattccctatacaactatggtcacctaaagtgtttggtcggatcctaatgatcgaccaaatgggtcgggttcgaaagtataagcgattgattagatcgcttacctttacgaccctagacaagcacaattctaaaagtgacgagctaaacatgttgaaacatgtttaacgaggtttaaaaaaaggtttggtattaagacaaagggtcttgatacccaaaagtagtttggttacataatacgcaagaatacgtattttggccgaaactacgactcgtcactgagcctagataacgtggtaataagtagatatagtcactagggactataaccatcgtgattacgctcacattatgaagttcaaacgaacttcgcattgaccataaactggtcaatgtagaaagtcaaatgcagtttgactttaacgctaaaaacgaatgaaaagaacgaaagaatacttacagaaggtccccgcaagatttgatccgattatctctcaggtatgaagcatataCTTCAACTTAGAAAGCATAAATCAGATCAAATTGTGGGTTTTTTTTTGCAAATGAGagcaaggggtatttatagatgtagtagatccgttaagatcgttccttgTAATCCGAGATTCAATCACagccgtacacatcaagcccataATTTTATAAAACCATTGGAGCCCCTAGATTAAGCCCATTGTTTGCtagaaaccatttgcaagtgggttATGTGAgtataacagctgttaacagctggaAAAACAGATTCTGCAAATCTGGgagggccacgcggcccgcgtaaggttctgcagttgttcacgcggcccgcctgggcactCTGATCAGCAAATAACTTTGCAtaatgacagtttcagtccctgttagTGTTTAAAGCTATTTCTGACATGTTTAAGGCTCgtcaagccaactttaaggccttaaaatgatgcctaaacattgtggacatgaaacatgctcaaaaatatgccggatgtcggtgcGTGTGGTCGtatgatcgcgatgtttgcttaattacgacgaaatgcgcacaagtgcgaaaaacgatccaaattgcgcgacgaatggatttttctcatgccaaacactaaaataaagtactttgatgcttacataaatttttggatgtccggatgtattcagaacgtaagttatgcgtgaaaatgcaaacttatgcactttttgacgcttttagtccctgaatgagcataaagtttattttagcacaccgaacccctcaaagcctatttctaagctatgtaaaggatatttagggtgtgtttaacttatgatcatgttccagaatgtttgttacagttcaaattggcatactttcacagtttgtcaattttagtccctgtaagcga comes from the Helianthus annuus cultivar XRQ/B chromosome 4, HanXRQr2.0-SUNRISE, whole genome shotgun sequence genome and includes:
- the LOC110924935 gene encoding uncharacterized protein LOC110924935, which translates into the protein MEVEQKKMYEAEKRAIAAIKMSLPDGIKHTFKRYTTSKEMWDALEKRFEGNADVKKNKVDLLKKQFAIFKGMRNESLEDIINRYYHMMSEMDNYDIEGYTDIDINDKLLDALPTKWDIYTLMIKGEADYETKELRRSGGSTGAKRQSATNQSSSTKSMSMSVKATEEHLALLASFVASYENYIQGKISDPAKEMDQQWKMAMISRRVKRFMNRTGRKFVGKSVGFDKIKVRCFNYQSYGHFARECQRPKTESSSQSSSNRNASNNASSRALTSTAQVGSYDWSVHLEGDENVTNAFKAEIVPDDAEAKVDAEAKVDAEVEKENEAEKADADQTTEAEEEKLKPEDEKEAEEKDAAYKKIAAEIAALMANVDKPIGEELQGEVDRLSTQNQSLVNEMCNIKESNFFVKRNESLYLKKIKGYETENEVLACKLNENFKS